A single region of the Triticum dicoccoides isolate Atlit2015 ecotype Zavitan chromosome 2B, WEW_v2.0, whole genome shotgun sequence genome encodes:
- the LOC119367316 gene encoding uncharacterized protein LOC119367316, which yields MESGNRSNPRKNSSSKSNRVAPPESLGRLLQQLKEEKEKLKEGKSEATSERVNSLREEIKALRLDLFGGQGGTRGMSTQPMIHPAPRESRKMEGKSASGSGKQQHQLVSCRPHENEIRQSRAAAPPATPHHDSAMDQQQVHKKVDVSSDGDNNDMKEMDRGKSAQQIAKEEEMAFEANSFASYRKSWESNWGACSRGFFEDTTTVSPMHFTHCTPGCDPGDAAIAGATLQIFTIKFEELKGGLEWPLSVYGVVAARDCVDHSRNLLFSCDRWRSQNLSQEDPFLRLIGPSRAIVFTDDVYFETELRVKGKTLSQDTALVSGRRHYSGGRTISFSNCFCRIELCMERIHETVQATILGVRVKNGPWPFDYGGKVACLSPSRTYKVTGGKVFYTTHAPSMEVVMLASRGRTMPKGSCGYLRLSRHVVSVELEGSLNVVIQAYSESGDITAQGEVCFTPKVCNISQETCFLGDSDPKVEVEITVAWSLLVSNRRHLMMNGMDFGELKEAVSGMGV from the exons ATGGAGAGTGGAAACCGTTCCAATCCGAGGAAGAACAGTAGCAGTAAGTCCAATCgagttgcgcctcctgagagtctaGGGCGCTTGCTGCAGCAACtcaaggaggagaaggaaaaactCAAGGAGGGGAAGTCGGAGGCGACGTCGGAACGAGTTAATTCACTCCGGGAGGAAATCAAGGCGTTGCGCCTCGACCTATTTGGTGGTCAGGGAGGAACCCGCGGCATGTCGACGCAGCCGATGATCCATCCAGCGCCTCGCGAGTCCAGAAAGATGGAAGGGAAATCTGCTTCCGGTTCCGGTAAGCAGCAGCATCAGCTTGTTTCTTGCAGACCCCATGAGAATGAGATCCGTCAGTCTCGTGCCGCCGCTCCGCCGGCGACGCCCCACCATGATTCAGCCATGGATCAGCAGCAGGTCCACAAAAAGGTTGATGTCTCCAGTGACGGTGATAACAATGATATGAAGGAGATGGATAGAGGCAAATCGGCCCAGCAAATAGCCAAAGAGGAGGAGATGGCCTTTGAGGCCAACAGCTTTGCCTCATACCGTAAAAGTTGGGAATCGAACTGGGGAGCGTGTAGCCGCGGGTTCTTCGAAGACACGA CGACCGTGAGTCCCATGCACTTTACCCACTGCACACCTGGATGCGACCCAGGAGATGCCGCCATCGCTGGGGCCACCCTGCAGATCTTCACTATCAAGTTCGAGGAGTTAAAAGGCGGCCTTGAGTGGCCATTGTCTGTGTATGGTGTGGTTGCTGCGCGAGACTGCGTGGATCACAGCCGCAACCTCCTCTTCTCTTGCGATAGGTGGAGGTCGCAGAACCTCAGTCAGGAA GATCCTTTTTTGCGCTTAATTGGCCCGTCTCGTGCGATTGTGTTTACTGATGATGTTTACTTTGAAACCGAGCTAAGAGTAAAAGGCAAAACATTGTCTCAAGATACAGCATTGGTTAGTGGGAGACGCCACTACAGCGGAGGACGTACCATTTCCTTCAGCAACTGCTTCTGCAGAATAGAGTTATGCATGGAACGAATTCATGAAACTGTCCAGGCCACTATATTGGGTGTCCGTGTCAAAAATGGACCATGGCCTTTTGATTATGGCGGTAAAGTGGCTTGCCTCTCACCATCGCGGACATATAAGGTCACTGGTGGTAAAGTCTTTTATACTACTCATGCCCCATCCATGGAAGTTGTGATGCTTGCTTCACGTGGTAGAACAATGCCTAAGGGTTCATGTGGTTACCTTCGTCTATCAAGGCATGTAGTTTCTGTAGAACTAGAAGGAAGCCTGAATGTTGTCATACAAGCCTACTCAGAATCTGGTGATATCACCGCACAAGGTGAGGTTTGCTTTACGCCCAAAGTTTGCAATATAAGTCAGGAGACATGTTTCTTGGGTGACAGTGACCCTAAGGTGGAAGTGGAGATTACTGTCGCTTGGTCTCTTCTAGTCTCGAACAGGCGTCATTTGATGATGAATGGAATGGACTTTGGAGAGTTGAAGGAAGCGGTCAGTGGGATGGGAGTTTGA